The uncultured Fibrobacter sp. genome includes a window with the following:
- a CDS encoding Rne/Rng family ribonuclease gives MANKCKRGILISKTPYEKRIAIMEDGELVELVVEGVSSNRVLGNIYKGVVQKVLPALKAAFIDIGLEKAGFLHQEDAMDRNELLRREYGDDDDEGGSSKEVSIDEILQEGQEIMVQVVKEPISTKGARLTTHLSFAGRFLVCMPGTNFIGVSKRERDPAKRREFKKVVRRLKGRDVGYIVRTNGLNESEFEINKQMRELESKWEQTKYNFENQPAETCIYEESDSIEQTVREYFSDNTDYVYIDNRDEYFALREYLKVLSPDKLDKVKLWSSNESLFEYFKIENDYARSLQRQVPLPRGGNLVIEQTEALVSIDVNTGPKVHGKDQGKIILETNIDACYEIAKQLRLRDVGGLIIIDFIDMESEEDNEKVYQEFRKAIRRDKAPISPAPISQFGLMEVTRKRVRVNLMTEKTERCPVCDGDGRIATLESTLGMIDRWMARAKAKGKLREVTLVVSAQVIDVLCKDHNRMFNYLEYKHGMSISLVEDEHAHINQFWFYDKNNEDITDLYKFV, from the coding sequence ATGGCAAATAAGTGCAAGCGCGGAATTTTGATTAGTAAGACCCCTTACGAAAAACGTATCGCCATCATGGAAGACGGCGAACTCGTTGAACTTGTCGTCGAGGGTGTTTCTTCTAACCGAGTTCTGGGCAATATTTATAAGGGCGTGGTCCAGAAGGTGCTTCCGGCACTCAAGGCTGCGTTCATTGATATTGGCCTTGAAAAGGCAGGCTTTTTGCATCAAGAAGACGCCATGGACCGAAACGAACTCCTCCGCCGCGAATATGGCGACGATGATGACGAGGGCGGTTCTTCCAAGGAAGTCTCGATTGATGAAATCCTGCAAGAAGGCCAGGAAATCATGGTTCAGGTGGTCAAGGAACCGATTAGCACCAAGGGTGCTCGTCTGACCACTCACCTGAGCTTTGCAGGTCGTTTCCTCGTGTGCATGCCGGGCACCAACTTCATTGGTGTCTCCAAGCGTGAACGCGACCCGGCCAAGCGCCGCGAATTCAAGAAGGTGGTCCGCCGCCTCAAGGGTCGCGACGTGGGCTATATCGTTCGTACCAACGGTCTGAACGAATCCGAATTCGAAATCAACAAGCAGATGCGCGAACTCGAAAGCAAGTGGGAACAGACGAAGTACAACTTCGAAAACCAGCCTGCCGAAACCTGCATCTACGAAGAATCCGATTCGATTGAACAGACAGTCCGCGAATACTTCAGCGATAACACCGACTACGTGTATATCGACAACCGCGACGAATACTTCGCCCTGCGTGAATACCTCAAGGTACTCTCGCCGGACAAGCTCGACAAGGTGAAGCTCTGGAGTTCCAACGAAAGCCTGTTCGAATACTTCAAGATCGAAAACGACTACGCACGTTCCCTGCAGCGTCAGGTACCGCTTCCGCGTGGTGGTAACCTCGTCATCGAACAGACCGAAGCTCTTGTTTCTATCGACGTGAACACCGGTCCCAAGGTGCACGGCAAGGACCAGGGCAAGATCATTCTCGAAACCAACATTGACGCCTGCTACGAAATTGCAAAGCAGCTTCGTCTGCGCGACGTGGGTGGCCTGATCATTATCGACTTCATCGATATGGAATCCGAAGAAGACAACGAAAAGGTCTACCAGGAATTCCGCAAGGCAATCCGCCGCGACAAGGCACCGATCAGCCCCGCTCCCATCAGCCAGTTTGGCCTTATGGAAGTCACCCGTAAGCGCGTCCGCGTGAACCTGATGACCGAAAAGACCGAACGCTGCCCGGTTTGCGACGGCGACGGCCGCATTGCAACGCTCGAATCCACGCTCGGCATGATCGACCGCTGGATGGCACGCGCCAAGGCCAAGGGCAAGCTCCGCGAAGTGACCCTCGTGGTAAGCGCCCAGGTGATCGACGTGCTCTGCAAGGACCACAACCGCATGTTCAACTACTTGGAATACAAGCATGGCATGAGCATCAGCCTGGTCGAAGACGAACACGCCCACATCAACCAGTTCTGGTTCTACGACAAGAACAACGAAGACATTACCGACCTCTACAAGTTCGTGTAA
- a CDS encoding fibro-slime domain-containing protein, with the protein MTLLVVNTFAQDCVAIAHVIYDGNNLFYADNEANFKYKQLSKEDDGTFKVCFTQERLEGSDRQGREDVRQLRFGSFCAEGKDSCASYLNEGNEPFLAELFPEYQNGVDSQEVFQVWLQINPDGTLTKTTTKPVIVEPAKKTIRFLAPWSNTGVVVMLNGKADYMKPVGGNYCGWFEYRAVLTPKDAYVSFKQTIGDLHIGAEGASKEEIPVEQEIKLDSLLQISDTVWILGSKYSEPELSTEFPGELGDCPIKKLPGELGDCPIKKLPVMMFDWLHGDGSDEENTIAQANTTSQDFGTGGCKNDNGHQVMRNMVERELGPNGVPVPAANFPSNCKTTEHLGNWFLPEVVATDAAGNSYTNATCRDLELSLTDDGFWFGQKNKDSEEKGLFFLDDFQYLDEAGTIPNPMYDSILGDSTIGRHNYGFTMKIQATFEYVPGQYFEFLGDDDVWVFINNKLVVDIGGQHTQIEGKVKLDTIGKNNPADKLIPGETYSFHIFYAERHRNESNFKMRTSMDLKAEASMFLTDLSDDPKLIIKEVWQIVRETVLACDFSTSPEKQHTEPGPSNFTLYGKSLDKNGIALKTLDSAYYSGITVSNDYTMITIDTKAITKAQALPPGNYYVRVRLKSNPDDYKDIPFTIEPYELPNLAFASVKDSTYFIVDFDTQDTINFTEYWSAFGNELSRDVSSDSLPINLDKTEKMWAGRSYPVHIMYAEEWASIYSGVAVQVKASTPNLTICDSTGKPISEIVLMEGRASFYVKATDEVVDGVLTLSTVGAKNKEIHWTKINIAVPPVPQIEAAYIYDRTGDGRADSIWIKLNKAIDNRTVIDSVKYIFQEENEDYKKTKVAYKVSNYNVGDISISLAAEGTSFEPSIFTGRRTNSSDLFSLVNIWYTYTGDDGKPAIFPVDGSLTDKVGPVIIAAEVKYLKDGNTQLALEFSEGINGTDANTEFFRFHCWKNSVQDSAVKSASDILTTPENTWKLIFPKGLDTDIVPAVGDSVRFMPPSQLGMALDLVDVGPHELNPWIRITGEQKVTVTSPKVVSLSTESETFDSARAIIQSEEATVPKLVGGETVLTAEQVAAEYGTQGHYLGDLDMAELVENEIAEIVKAVQNPDNGKLVDKDEAKAAEKEGVIPRTYTIEEVIAKVATGEMSIKDAQKKFDLNPVIVDAYENGLLNKENLKNYQSGTPADIQKIVSSVADKTELRYESIYYSSLGHYVNSHSGVITCNDDIFKEGGKQNCLENGGRLFLAWNMRSDSGRLAATGVYIARLKFRIKVNTKVITDRTQDFLWGVRRGQVNAIDLGI; encoded by the coding sequence TTGACCCTTTTAGTTGTTAACACATTTGCGCAGGACTGTGTAGCCATAGCCCATGTTATATACGATGGCAATAACCTTTTCTACGCTGATAATGAAGCCAATTTCAAGTACAAGCAACTGAGCAAAGAAGACGACGGTACGTTTAAAGTCTGCTTCACTCAGGAACGTCTTGAAGGTTCCGACCGACAGGGTCGCGAAGACGTGCGCCAGCTGCGTTTCGGTTCTTTCTGCGCCGAAGGCAAGGACTCCTGTGCCTCGTACCTGAACGAAGGCAATGAACCCTTCCTCGCCGAGCTGTTCCCCGAATACCAGAACGGCGTCGATAGCCAGGAGGTTTTCCAGGTCTGGCTCCAGATCAACCCCGACGGCACGTTGACCAAGACGACGACCAAACCGGTCATTGTGGAACCGGCTAAAAAGACCATCCGCTTCCTTGCTCCGTGGAGCAACACGGGTGTGGTCGTTATGCTGAACGGCAAGGCCGACTACATGAAACCTGTCGGTGGAAACTATTGCGGTTGGTTCGAATATCGCGCCGTACTGACACCCAAAGACGCCTACGTGTCTTTCAAGCAAACTATCGGTGACCTGCATATCGGTGCCGAAGGTGCTTCTAAAGAAGAAATCCCTGTAGAACAAGAAATCAAGTTGGATTCCTTGCTGCAGATTTCCGACACCGTCTGGATTCTGGGCTCCAAGTACAGCGAACCGGAACTTTCTACCGAATTCCCGGGCGAACTCGGCGACTGCCCCATCAAAAAGCTCCCGGGCGAACTCGGCGACTGCCCCATCAAAAAGCTCCCGGTCATGATGTTTGACTGGTTGCATGGCGATGGTAGCGACGAAGAAAACACCATTGCACAAGCCAACACTACCAGCCAGGACTTCGGTACGGGCGGCTGCAAAAACGACAACGGCCATCAGGTCATGAGGAACATGGTCGAACGTGAACTTGGCCCGAACGGTGTTCCTGTTCCCGCTGCAAACTTCCCGAGCAACTGCAAAACCACCGAACACCTCGGCAACTGGTTCTTGCCCGAAGTCGTCGCAACCGATGCCGCCGGCAATAGCTATACCAACGCCACCTGCCGCGACCTCGAACTTTCTCTCACCGACGACGGTTTCTGGTTCGGCCAGAAGAACAAGGATAGCGAAGAAAAGGGTCTGTTCTTCTTGGACGACTTCCAGTATCTCGATGAAGCTGGCACTATCCCGAACCCCATGTACGACAGCATTCTGGGCGATTCGACTATCGGTCGCCACAACTACGGCTTTACCATGAAGATCCAGGCCACCTTCGAATACGTGCCTGGTCAGTACTTCGAATTCTTGGGCGACGACGACGTCTGGGTGTTCATCAACAACAAGCTGGTGGTGGACATCGGCGGTCAGCATACGCAGATCGAAGGCAAGGTCAAGCTAGACACCATCGGCAAGAACAATCCTGCAGACAAGTTAATTCCGGGCGAAACCTATTCCTTCCACATCTTCTACGCCGAACGTCACCGCAACGAATCGAATTTCAAGATGCGCACTTCCATGGACTTGAAGGCCGAAGCCAGCATGTTCCTCACCGACCTTTCGGACGACCCGAAGTTGATTATCAAGGAAGTGTGGCAGATCGTGCGCGAAACGGTTCTCGCTTGCGACTTCTCCACGAGCCCCGAAAAGCAGCACACCGAACCCGGTCCGTCTAATTTCACCCTTTACGGAAAGAGCCTTGACAAGAACGGAATCGCCCTCAAGACGCTTGATTCCGCTTACTATAGTGGCATTACGGTAAGCAACGACTACACCATGATCACCATCGACACCAAGGCGATTACGAAGGCTCAAGCTCTGCCGCCCGGTAACTACTATGTCCGCGTGCGCCTCAAGAGCAACCCGGATGACTACAAGGATATTCCGTTCACCATCGAACCTTACGAATTGCCGAACCTCGCGTTTGCAAGCGTCAAGGATTCCACCTACTTTATCGTAGATTTCGACACGCAGGACACGATTAACTTTACGGAATACTGGAGCGCCTTCGGTAACGAACTTAGCCGCGACGTGTCGAGCGATTCCTTGCCCATCAATCTGGACAAGACCGAAAAGATGTGGGCCGGCCGCTCTTACCCTGTGCACATTATGTACGCCGAAGAATGGGCCTCCATTTACAGCGGTGTTGCAGTGCAAGTCAAGGCCTCGACTCCGAACCTGACCATTTGCGATTCAACCGGCAAGCCCATTAGTGAAATTGTGTTGATGGAAGGCCGCGCAAGTTTCTACGTGAAGGCAACCGACGAGGTGGTCGACGGCGTGCTTACCTTGAGCACGGTTGGCGCCAAGAATAAAGAAATTCATTGGACCAAGATCAATATCGCAGTGCCGCCGGTACCGCAGATCGAAGCCGCCTACATTTACGACCGCACCGGTGACGGCCGCGCCGATAGCATTTGGATCAAGTTGAACAAGGCTATCGACAACCGCACGGTCATCGACTCTGTCAAGTATATCTTCCAAGAAGAAAACGAAGATTACAAGAAGACCAAGGTTGCCTACAAGGTCAGCAATTACAATGTCGGCGACATTTCCATTTCGCTCGCCGCCGAAGGAACGAGCTTCGAACCGTCCATCTTTACCGGCCGCAGAACGAACTCTAGCGACTTGTTCAGCCTGGTCAACATCTGGTACACCTATACCGGCGACGATGGCAAGCCCGCCATATTCCCGGTAGACGGCTCGCTCACCGACAAGGTTGGCCCTGTCATTATCGCTGCCGAAGTCAAGTACCTGAAGGATGGCAACACCCAGCTTGCTCTTGAATTCAGCGAAGGCATTAACGGCACCGACGCGAACACCGAATTCTTCCGCTTCCACTGCTGGAAAAACAGCGTGCAGGACAGTGCCGTCAAGAGCGCAAGCGATATCTTGACCACTCCCGAAAACACATGGAAGCTGATTTTCCCGAAGGGCCTTGATACCGATATCGTGCCTGCCGTGGGCGACTCCGTGCGCTTTATGCCGCCGTCTCAGCTTGGCATGGCGCTTGACCTCGTAGACGTCGGCCCGCACGAACTGAACCCCTGGATTCGCATTACCGGTGAACAGAAGGTCACGGTGACTAGCCCGAAGGTGGTAAGCCTCTCGACGGAATCCGAAACCTTCGATAGCGCCCGCGCCATTATCCAAAGCGAAGAGGCTACCGTGCCCAAGCTGGTGGGTGGCGAAACCGTGCTGACCGCCGAACAGGTGGCCGCCGAATACGGCACGCAGGGCCATTACCTGGGCGACCTCGACATGGCTGAACTCGTCGAAAACGAAATCGCCGAAATCGTGAAGGCCGTCCAGAATCCGGACAACGGCAAGCTCGTCGACAAGGACGAAGCCAAGGCCGCCGAAAAGGAAGGTGTCATCCCGCGCACCTACACCATCGAAGAAGTCATTGCCAAGGTGGCAACCGGCGAAATGTCCATCAAGGATGCCCAAAAGAAGTTCGACCTGAACCCGGTCATCGTAGACGCCTACGAAAACGGCCTGTTGAACAAGGAAAACTTGAAGAACTACCAGAGCGGCACTCCGGCCGATATCCAGAAGATTGTAAGCTCTGTCGCCGACAAGACCGAACTGCGTTACGAATCAATCTACTACTCTAGCCTGGGTCATTACGTGAACAGTCATTCGGGCGTCATTACCTGTAACGACGACATCTTCAAGGAAGGCGGCAAGCAGAACTGCCTCGAAAACGGTGGCAGACTCTTCTTGGCCTGGAACATGCGCTCGGATAGCGGTCGACTGGCTGCCACGGGTGTCTACATTGCCCGCCTCAAGTTCCGTATCAAGGTGAACACCAAGGTCATTACCGACCGCACCCAGGACTTCCTGTGGGGTGTGCGCCGCGGCCAGGTGAACGCCATCGACCTCGGAATTTAA
- a CDS encoding fibro-slime domain-containing protein, translating to MRCDIFKRATSLLALLVPAAFAATFTLTATHEGELYYAIYNNAKDEWATGCSSIPNRSLSFNIESRRVLPNYDLYVFSDASCQNLLAPEGISFSDLYPTSQQARITISNDGTWKFTSQTTPTGPGANPGGPGAGNDDPGQDGPGAGNPGGNPGGVAEGMKIISFFTPWTNTNAQVYVDGVPTAMIPLDNYCGWFIAAVKAPTENFTVYFKQTIGENFVGAQGLTTAQPDITTEIKLDSVAALSDTLWVKGNQEGEPGVYAEHPAGVLGDCPLKKLPVMMFDWLHGNKGDGVRGNGNPEYGVSADFGSGGCSASPMLGMVDTQLGPNGVPVPATPFPERCEITDHLAYWFLPESLAVDAQGNKLTNMTCRDLYISMDSAGFWLAEISKDAISKGNEANRGGMFLLDDFQYLDDAKTVPNPYYDQLTGGSDNKRHNFGFTMKIQATFEYIPGQYFDFKGDDDVWVFINNRLVVDIGGQHAQVSGAVNLDTLGLTPGETYPFHIFYAERHTSSSNFRMHTSIDLKTEASIMLKNPNNDPNMIDREVWQKIRKNKLACDFSEGEKELSLERGPSIFTLFGGNLPSNGVVLDTAGMWFGGITVNNDFDAFRIDKESIKDNRGLAPGVYYLRVTLRSDNSQYKDVYFVVGAYALPNIVFADSTGRSLGSTIRSDTLPLNMNKNVTMWVGQSYKVYVQYAEDWANDEVVYPTTNDEALVPCDSLGNPITEVKLVNGAGSFYVKAVGELWGGILYVKGQASGNTATWNSINFALPPVPQIELAQIFDRDGDGRGDSIWIQFDGSLGGKNTLDSVKFIFNSAKNARLSAAYKAHYRDGSNTAYIVSEGSGFNSAIFTGDSTGKVYTGLVKVWYTYIDNGNKSVYPADGALQDQIGPIVTKAEVSYMKDGNTQLEISFSEAIQNKERTSDIFNFHVWKNGILGTTVKSASDISATAPNKWTLIFPKGNDNDFIPAVGDSVRFAPTMSAAFALDMVNVGPHANNPWVRITGEQKVNVTSPGVVKVDPGSASYDSAKTIITSESATVPKIIQDPSILNAEQAAAAYGTQGHFLGDLNMAELVENEIESIKNAVQNFEDKVIVVDEATGTKQSYSIEQIIAAVDNGQMSIDDAKKKFDLDPVIVDAYKNHMLDSKNVSKYNSGSERDIQDIVEAVAQSTELYYKATYYSSLGEFVNSYANVITCSDNVFKDHGQGTCLENNGKLFLAWNMRAKNGRLVSTGVYIARLEYRIKVGSKTVVDRTQDFLWGVRRGKANALDLGF from the coding sequence ATGAGGTGCGATATTTTTAAGAGAGCAACCAGTTTGCTCGCTTTGCTTGTCCCCGCGGCTTTCGCGGCGACGTTTACGCTTACAGCTACTCACGAAGGCGAACTCTACTACGCTATTTACAACAATGCCAAAGATGAATGGGCTACGGGCTGCTCTAGCATTCCGAACCGTAGCTTGAGTTTCAACATCGAAAGTCGTAGGGTCTTGCCCAATTACGACTTGTACGTCTTTAGTGACGCAAGCTGCCAGAACCTCCTGGCTCCGGAGGGCATTTCGTTTAGCGATTTGTATCCGACTTCGCAGCAGGCAAGAATCACCATTTCTAACGATGGTACGTGGAAATTCACGTCTCAGACCACTCCCACTGGCCCAGGCGCAAATCCGGGCGGTCCGGGTGCTGGTAACGATGACCCCGGCCAAGATGGCCCGGGTGCTGGCAATCCGGGTGGCAATCCCGGTGGCGTTGCCGAGGGCATGAAGATTATCAGCTTCTTTACTCCTTGGACCAATACCAACGCACAGGTATATGTCGATGGCGTACCCACAGCCATGATTCCGCTGGACAACTACTGCGGATGGTTTATTGCTGCAGTCAAGGCCCCCACTGAAAATTTCACCGTTTACTTTAAGCAGACCATTGGCGAAAACTTTGTGGGCGCACAAGGTCTTACCACTGCTCAGCCCGACATTACTACCGAAATCAAGCTCGACTCTGTGGCCGCCCTCAGCGATACCCTTTGGGTCAAGGGCAACCAGGAAGGCGAACCCGGCGTTTACGCAGAACACCCTGCTGGCGTTTTGGGTGATTGCCCCCTGAAAAAACTCCCGGTCATGATGTTCGACTGGCTGCACGGCAATAAGGGCGATGGTGTTCGTGGTAACGGTAATCCTGAATACGGCGTTAGCGCAGACTTCGGTTCTGGCGGATGTAGCGCTAGCCCCATGCTCGGCATGGTCGACACCCAGCTTGGCCCCAACGGCGTCCCGGTTCCGGCAACTCCGTTCCCCGAAAGGTGTGAGATTACCGATCACTTGGCCTACTGGTTCCTTCCGGAATCCTTGGCAGTCGATGCCCAGGGCAACAAGCTCACCAACATGACTTGCCGCGACCTGTACATCTCTATGGATAGCGCTGGTTTCTGGCTGGCCGAAATTTCGAAGGATGCTATTTCTAAGGGTAACGAAGCCAACCGCGGCGGTATGTTCCTGCTCGATGACTTCCAGTACCTCGATGATGCCAAGACAGTTCCGAACCCCTATTACGACCAGTTGACTGGCGGTAGCGACAACAAGCGCCATAACTTCGGCTTTACCATGAAGATTCAGGCCACGTTCGAATATATCCCGGGCCAGTACTTCGACTTCAAGGGTGACGACGACGTGTGGGTGTTCATCAACAACAGACTGGTGGTGGACATCGGCGGTCAGCATGCTCAGGTATCGGGCGCCGTGAACCTGGATACCCTTGGCCTTACTCCGGGTGAAACCTATCCGTTCCATATCTTCTACGCCGAACGTCATACCAGTTCTTCGAACTTCCGTATGCATACTTCGATCGACCTTAAGACCGAAGCAAGCATCATGCTCAAGAACCCGAATAACGATCCGAACATGATTGACAGAGAAGTCTGGCAGAAGATCCGTAAGAACAAGCTCGCTTGCGACTTCAGCGAAGGCGAAAAGGAACTTTCGCTTGAACGCGGTCCTTCGATCTTTACGCTGTTCGGTGGCAACCTGCCCTCTAACGGTGTGGTACTCGATACGGCCGGCATGTGGTTCGGCGGCATTACCGTGAACAATGACTTTGACGCCTTCAGAATCGATAAGGAATCCATCAAGGACAACCGTGGCCTTGCTCCGGGCGTGTACTACCTGCGTGTAACGCTCCGCTCCGACAACTCCCAGTACAAGGACGTGTACTTTGTGGTGGGCGCCTACGCCTTGCCGAACATCGTGTTTGCCGATTCCACTGGCAGGAGCCTCGGTTCTACCATTCGTAGCGATACCTTGCCGCTCAACATGAATAAGAATGTTACCATGTGGGTGGGTCAGTCTTACAAGGTCTATGTGCAGTACGCCGAAGACTGGGCCAATGACGAAGTCGTTTATCCCACGACAAACGACGAAGCCCTGGTTCCTTGCGACTCCCTGGGTAACCCGATTACCGAAGTCAAGCTCGTGAACGGCGCGGGTTCGTTCTACGTGAAGGCTGTGGGTGAACTTTGGGGCGGTATTCTGTACGTGAAGGGCCAGGCATCGGGTAACACCGCCACCTGGAACAGCATCAACTTCGCGTTGCCGCCGGTACCGCAAATCGAACTTGCTCAAATCTTTGACCGCGACGGCGATGGCCGAGGCGACAGTATCTGGATTCAGTTCGATGGATCACTCGGCGGAAAGAATACTCTCGACTCCGTCAAGTTCATCTTCAATTCTGCCAAGAACGCAAGACTCAGTGCCGCCTACAAGGCTCACTACAGAGACGGTTCCAACACGGCCTATATCGTTTCCGAAGGTAGCGGCTTTAATAGCGCTATCTTTACGGGCGACTCTACCGGTAAGGTATACACTGGCCTTGTGAAGGTCTGGTACACCTATATCGATAACGGCAATAAATCCGTGTACCCGGCAGACGGTGCACTGCAAGACCAGATTGGCCCCATTGTTACCAAGGCTGAAGTCTCTTACATGAAGGACGGTAACACGCAGCTTGAAATCAGCTTCAGTGAAGCCATCCAGAACAAGGAAAGGACTTCTGACATCTTTAATTTCCATGTGTGGAAAAACGGTATCTTGGGTACCACCGTCAAGTCTGCAAGCGACATCTCTGCAACCGCTCCGAACAAGTGGACGTTGATCTTCCCGAAGGGTAACGATAACGACTTTATTCCGGCCGTGGGTGACTCCGTGCGCTTTGCTCCGACAATGAGCGCGGCATTCGCTCTGGACATGGTGAATGTGGGCCCGCACGCAAACAACCCGTGGGTACGCATTACCGGTGAACAGAAGGTGAATGTAACGAGCCCTGGTGTCGTGAAGGTGGATCCGGGTTCAGCCTCTTACGACAGCGCAAAGACGATTATCACCAGCGAAAGCGCTACCGTGCCGAAAATCATTCAGGATCCCTCGATTCTCAATGCAGAACAGGCCGCTGCCGCATACGGCACGCAGGGTCACTTCCTGGGTGACTTGAATATGGCCGAACTGGTTGAGAACGAAATCGAAAGCATCAAGAATGCCGTTCAGAATTTCGAAGACAAGGTGATCGTTGTCGACGAGGCTACCGGTACAAAGCAGTCTTACTCGATTGAACAGATTATAGCTGCCGTAGATAATGGCCAGATGTCGATTGACGACGCCAAGAAGAAATTCGATCTTGACCCGGTCATTGTCGACGCCTACAAGAATCACATGCTCGATTCCAAGAATGTCAGCAAGTACAACAGCGGAAGCGAAAGAGACATTCAAGACATCGTAGAAGCTGTAGCACAGAGTACGGAACTTTACTACAAGGCTACCTACTACTCTAGCCTCGGTGAATTCGTGAACAGCTATGCTAACGTGATCACTTGCAGCGACAACGTATTCAAGGATCATGGCCAGGGCACCTGCCTCGAAAACAATGGCAAGCTGTTCCTCGCCTGGAACATGCGCGCCAAGAATGGCCGCCTGGTCTCGACCGGCGTGTACATCGCAAGACTTGAATACCGCATCAAGGTCGGCAGCAAGACCGTGGTTGACCGCACGCAGGACTTCCTGTGGGGCGTGCGTCGCGGCAAGGCTAACGCACTTGACTTGGGCTTCTAG
- the pta gene encoding phosphate acetyltransferase produces MNRVYLVASANMEAKVKEVMDAVAAAGLIGATYKPCVNGAEAAKELKAHNSAVLMEKIAADFLSQDFDSVDAVVVEGAQGMSDVMAQKYNDSLATALDAKIYSDSEDADLFCPNRLLACCKCLAKDLAAEPAERKTSQAMFRAGLLLKASKAKKRIVLPEGSEPRTVQAAKLVIDRKIAVPVLIGKKDEILAVAKEQGVALPADIEIIEPSAELAEKYVPTLVELRKSKGMTEDQARAALADNVMLGTMMLKMGEVDGLVSGAIHSTADTLRPALQVIKCAPGVKSVSSVFFMCMPDKTYIYGDCAINLNPTAEELAGIAQQCDDTAKAFGLPSRVALLSYSTMNSGKGPDADLVREATKIVKEARPEMLVDGPLQYDAATVPSVGSLKAPGSTVAGKATVFVFPSLSAGNIGYKAVQRSAHGTIAIGPMLQGLAKPVNDLSRGALVEDIVYTIALTAVQAN; encoded by the coding sequence ATGAATCGAGTGTATTTGGTTGCCTCCGCCAATATGGAAGCCAAAGTCAAGGAAGTCATGGACGCTGTAGCTGCCGCCGGCCTGATTGGCGCAACCTACAAGCCCTGCGTGAACGGTGCCGAAGCCGCTAAGGAACTGAAGGCCCACAATTCCGCCGTGCTCATGGAAAAGATTGCGGCCGACTTCCTTTCTCAGGACTTTGATTCTGTAGACGCCGTGGTGGTCGAAGGTGCACAGGGCATGAGCGACGTGATGGCCCAGAAGTACAACGACTCTCTGGCTACCGCCCTCGATGCAAAGATTTATTCTGACAGCGAAGACGCTGACCTGTTCTGCCCGAACCGCTTGCTCGCTTGCTGCAAGTGCCTCGCCAAGGACTTGGCTGCCGAACCGGCCGAACGCAAGACCAGCCAGGCCATGTTCCGCGCAGGCTTACTCTTGAAAGCTTCCAAGGCCAAGAAGCGCATCGTGCTGCCTGAAGGTTCTGAACCGCGTACCGTGCAGGCTGCCAAGCTCGTGATTGACCGCAAGATTGCAGTGCCCGTGCTCATTGGCAAGAAGGACGAAATCCTTGCCGTGGCCAAGGAACAGGGCGTTGCTCTCCCAGCCGATATCGAAATCATCGAACCGTCTGCAGAACTTGCTGAAAAGTATGTGCCGACTCTCGTGGAACTCCGCAAGTCCAAGGGCATGACTGAAGACCAGGCCCGCGCAGCACTCGCCGACAACGTGATGCTCGGTACCATGATGCTTAAGATGGGCGAAGTCGATGGCCTCGTTTCTGGCGCCATCCACTCTACCGCCGACACCTTGCGCCCTGCCCTGCAGGTGATCAAGTGCGCTCCGGGCGTGAAGTCCGTGAGCTCCGTGTTCTTTATGTGCATGCCGGACAAGACTTACATTTACGGCGACTGCGCCATTAACCTGAACCCGACCGCCGAAGAACTCGCCGGCATTGCTCAGCAGTGCGACGACACCGCGAAGGCCTTCGGCCTCCCCAGCCGTGTCGCCTTGCTCAGCTACAGCACCATGAACAGCGGCAAGGGCCCGGATGCAGACCTGGTTCGCGAAGCGACCAAGATTGTGAAGGAAGCCCGTCCCGAAATGCTGGTGGATGGACCGCTTCAGTACGATGCGGCGACCGTGCCGAGCGTTGGTTCCCTGAAGGCCCCGGGCAGCACCGTCGCCGGTAAGGCTACCGTGTTCGTGTTCCCGAGCCTTTCTGCCGGTAACATTGGTTACAAGGCTGTGCAGCGCAGTGCCCATGGCACGATTGCCATCGGCCCGATGTTGCAGGGCTTGGCTAAGCCGGTGAACGACCTTAGCCGCGGCGCCCTCGTTGAAGACATCGTGTACACGATTGCTTTGACTGCTGTGCAGGCTAATTAG